One Brassica napus cultivar Da-Ae chromosome A5, Da-Ae, whole genome shotgun sequence DNA window includes the following coding sequences:
- the LOC106454534 gene encoding putative BTB/POZ domain-containing protein At2g40440 has translation MATDVSSSGFAKILKQKWHTDLLLKAGDSNGFAAISAHKLVNAARSEVFKKMLESKATKASSDQTLFFSEMRHEELETLVKFMYNDHGLVSSSKLKKHVRSLYLAAQRYEIPHLRDLCRNELISSLSSSNALDELSQVPLDKPLTDAVLSFIARNINTFLDSCEFKMFVARNPNLAVEITKAFLNPVMIPSQSNMSLMMIMMMMMTMTTKIR, from the exons ATGGCAACAGACGTTTCCTCGAGTGGATTTGcaaaaatcttaaaacaaaaatgGCATACCGATTTGCTACTCAAGGCAGGAGACAGTAATGGCTTTGCAGCTATCTCAGCCCACAAACTCGTTAAT GCGGCAAGATCTGAGGTATTCAAGAAGATGCTGGAATCAAAAGCGACGAAAGCTTCATCCGACCAAACGTTATTTTTCTCAGAGATGAGACACGAAGAGTTAGAGACTCTAGTTAAGTTCATGTACAACGATCACGGATTAGTTTCTTCTTCAAAACTAAAGAAACATGTTCGGTCGCTTTATCTAGCAGCGCAAAGATACGAGATTCCTCATTTAAGGGACTTGTGCAGAAACGAACTTATATCGTCTCTCAGTTCTTCCAATGCACTTGACGAGCTCTCGCAGGTTCCTTTGGACAAACCTCTCACCGATGCTGTTTTGAGTTTTATCGCAAGgaatataaatacatttttggATTCTTGTGAGTTCAAGATGTTTGTTGCCAGAAACCCAAATCTTGCTGTAGAGATAACTAAGGCTTTTCTGAATCCGGTTATGATCCCATCCCAGTCGAATATGAGTCTgatgatgattatgatgatgatgatgacgatgacTACTAAGATTAGGTAA
- the LOC106454532 gene encoding uncharacterized protein LOC106454532 yields the protein MTMSERSEDNTNVVRSLNVIVKESSQVNTSSRIYYYGGASVPFLWETRPGTPKHPRFSESFHLPPLTPPPSYFSSSLSSGNKLSKARTKQTRSVKTLFNAKHHVSCPSFSWSSTTSSSSSSMSSSPRSKTVYPANKCFLFCSRSYVKDDDEEEIGSSSPTSTLYYKRGFSSSMGSMKRALSSVLSNRSSRNDLRLI from the coding sequence ATGACAATGTCAGAAAGATCAGAAGACAACACAAACGTAGTCAGATCTTTAAATGTAATCGTAAAGGAGAGCTCGCAGGTCAATACATCATCAAGAATCTATTACTACGGCGGAGCTTCCGTGCCGTTTTTGTGGGAGACACGGCCAGGCACACCAAAACACCCTCGTTTCTCTGAATCATTTCATCTTCCGCCGTTAACGCCGCCTCCGTCATATTTCTCCTCATCCTTGTCCTCCGGGAACAAACTGAGCAAAGCTAGAACGAAACAAACTCGATCAGTTAAGACCCTTTTCAACGCAAAGCATCACGTGTCGTGTCCTTCGTTTTCTTGGTCGTCTACCacgtcgtcttcttcttcctctatgtcCTCGTCTCCTAGGTCTAAAACAGTGTATCCTGCCaacaaatgttttcttttttgctcGAGATCGTACGTTAAAGATGACGACGAGGAAGAGATTGGTTCATCGTCTCCGACGTCAACGTTGTATTATAAAAGAGGGTTTAGCTCATCAATGGGAAGTATGAAGAGAGCTTTGAGTTCTGTTCTTAGCAACCGATCTAGTCGTAATGATCTTAGATTGATTTAA
- the LOC106454533 gene encoding LOB domain-containing protein 15-like, with protein sequence MSRERERLEEIGKKIKREADAWPNQMAGIRRHISGPPGALNTITPCAACKLLRRRCAQECPFSPYFSPYEPLKFASVHKVFGASNVSKMLMEVPEGQRADAANSLVYEANVRLRDPVYGCMGAISALQQQVQALQAELTAVRSEILKYKQREAVATLIVPSNSQYHNSGGVSVIALPPQTPSTPPQPTAAHPPPPPSSCVYSQPTTRALEYGEIESENNSYFG encoded by the exons ATGTCAAGAGAAAG GGAGAGACTTGAAGAGATAGGGAAGAAGATCAAAAGAGAAGCAGATGCTTGGCCTAATCAAATGGCAGGAATTAGAAGACATATATCTGGTCCTCCTGGAGCCCTCAATACCATTACTCCTTGTGCGGCATGTAAACTTCTGCGCAGACGATGCGCTCAAGAATGTCCATTTTCGCCTTATTTCTCCCCATATGAGCCTCTTAAGTTCGCGTCGGTCCACAAAGTCTTTGGAGCTAGCAACGTCTCCAAGATGCTAATG GAGGTACCGGAAGGCCAGAGAGCAGACGCGGCAAATAGCCTCGTGTATGAAGCAAACGTGAGGTTAAGAGATCCAGTGTACGGTTGCATGGGAGCAATCTCAGCTCTACAACAACAAGTTCAAGCTTTACAAGCCGAGCTTACGGCCGTACGATCTGAGATTCTCAAGTACAAGCAACGAGAAGCTGTCGCCACTTTGATCGTACCGTCcaattcccaatatcacaacTCTGGCGGCGTCTCCGTCATTGCACTACCACCACAAACGCCGTCAACTCCACCGCAACCTACAGCGGCTCATCCTCCGCCTCCTCCATCTTCTTGTGTTTACTCTCAACCAACCACAAGAGCACTAGAATACGGCGAGATTGAAAGTGAGAACAACTCCTACTTcggttaa
- the LOC106450697 gene encoding protein NRT1/ PTR FAMILY 5.1-like: MEAAKGYTQDGTVDLQGRPALASTTGRWRACYFLLGYEACERMAFYGIASNLVNYLTTRLHEDTISSVRNVNNWSGVVWITPIAGAYIADTYIGRFWTFTVSSLIYVLGMILLTMAVTVKSLRPTCRNGLCNKASSLQKAFFYMSLYTIAIGAGGTKPNISTFGADQFDDLAKKERKQKDSFFNWWTFSSFSGALFATLGLVYIQENLGWGLGYGIPTLGLLVSLVVFYIGTPFYRHKVIKSDNLAKALVRVPIAAFKNRKLHCPNDLLELHELDSHYYNSTGKHQVHHTPIFRYLDKAAIKTSSRESPCTVTEVEVAKRVLGLTLIWLVTLIPSTLGAQVNTLFVKQGTTLDRKLGSHFQIPAASLGSFVTLSLLLSIPIYDQYFVPFMRKKTGNPRGITILQRLGIGFLIQIVAIAVASAVEVKRMHVIKEFHITNPKQVVPMSIFWLLPQYCLLGIGGVFDAIGLLEFFYDQSPEEMQSLGTTFFTSGIGLGNFLNSFLMTMIDKITSKGGGKSWIGDNLNDSRLDYYYGFLMVISIVNMGLFLWAASKYIYKSDETKLFNGGCVQMEVKSLDTSPLTI; the protein is encoded by the exons ATGGAGGCTGCAAAAGGCTACACCCAAGATGGCACCGTCGACCTCCAGGGCCGTCCCGCCCTCGCGTCCACGACCGGTCGTTGGAGAGCTTGCTATTTCCTTCTTG GGTATGAAGCGTGTGAGCGGATGGCGTTTTATGGAATAGCTTCGAATTTGGTGAATTATTTGACAACGAGACTTCATGAAGACACGATTTCTTCGGTTAGAAATGTAAATAATTGGTCCGGTGTCGTCTGGATCACTCCGATCGCCGGAGCTTACATCGCCGACACATACATTGGCCGCTTCTGGACTTTTACTGTCTCCTCCCTCATCTACGTCCTG GGGATGATTCTCTTAACAATGGCAGTAACGGTAAAATCCTTAAGACCGACATGCAGGAACGGGCTGTGCAACAAGGCATCCTCTTTACAAAAAGCATTTTTCTACATGTCTCTCTATACGATAGCCATTGGAGCCGGTGGAACAAAACCTAACATTTCCACGTTTGGAGCGGACCAATTCGACGATTtagcaaaaaaagagagaaaacaaaaggaTTCGTTCTTCAATTGGTGGACGTTTAGCTCCTTTTCGGGTGCGTTATTCGCGACACTAGGGCTCGTCTACATCCAAGAGAATCTTGGGTGGGGTTTAGGTTATGGCATCCCTACGCTAGGACTCTTGGTTTCTCTAGTTGTGTTCTATATCGGGACACCGTTTTATAGGCATAAGGTCATCAAATCAGACAATTTGGCCAAAGCTTTGGTTCGAGTCCCTATCGCAGCATTCAAAAACCGAAAGCTTCATTGTCCGAATGACCTTTTGGAGCTTCATGAGCTTGATTCCCATTATTACAACAGCACTGGTAAACATCAAGTTCATCACACCCCCATATTCAG GTACTTGGATAAAGCTGCCATTAAGACATCTTCCAGAGAGTCACCTTGTACTGTGACAGAAGTGGAAGTGGCAAAGCGTGTGCTAGGGCTTACCTTAATATGGCTTGTCACTTTAATCCCAAGCACCTTAGGGGCACAGGTCAATACTCTCTTTGTCAAACAAGGGACCACATTGGACCGAAAACTCGGATCCCACTTCCAAATCCCTGCGGCTTCGCTGGGAAGCTTTGTTACCCTCTCATTGCTTCTTTCAATTCCAATATATGACCAATACTTTGTTCCCTTCATGCGCAAGAAAACTGGAAACCCTAGAGGGATCACCATACTCCAACGGCTAGGAATAGGGTTTTTGATCCAAATTGTTGCAATAGCTGTTGCTTCGGCTGTAGAGGTCAAGAGGATGCACGTAATAAAAGAATTTCACATAACTAACCCTAAACAAGTTGTGCCTATGAGCATTTTCTGGTTGCTCCCTCAATACTGTCTTCTGGGCATTGGGGGTGTGTTTGACGCGATTGGTTTGCTTGAGTTTTTCTACGATCAGTCACCTGAGGAGATGCAGAGCCTTGGGACAACGTTTTTTACCAGTGGGATCGGTCTTGGGAATTTCTTGAACAGCTTCTTGATGACAATGATTGATAAGATCACAAGTAAAGGGGGAGGCAAGAGTTGGATTGGGGATAACTTGAACGATTCTAGGCTAGATTACTATTATGGGTTTCTAATGGTGATTTCGATTGTGAACATGGGATTGTTCTTGTGGGCAGCTAGCAAGTATATTTACAAGAGTGATGAGACCAAATTGTTTAATGGAGGATGTGTTCAAATGGAGGTCAAATCCTTAGATACATCTCCTCTTACTATCTAG